In one Pseudomonas sp. Bout1 genomic region, the following are encoded:
- the fabZ gene encoding 3-hydroxyacyl-ACP dehydratase FabZ: MMDINEIREYLPHRYPFLLVDRVTDLNVEEKRIRAYKNVSINEPFFNGHFPAHPIMPGVLIIEAMAQAAGILGFKMLDLKPADGTLYYFVGSDKLRFRNPVTPGDQLILEAKFISCKRQIWKFECQASVDGKPVCSAEIICAERKL; encoded by the coding sequence ATGATGGACATCAACGAGATTCGCGAATACCTGCCTCACCGTTACCCGTTCCTGCTGGTGGACCGGGTTACGGACCTCAATGTTGAGGAAAAGCGCATTCGTGCCTACAAGAATGTCAGCATCAACGAACCGTTCTTCAACGGTCACTTCCCTGCGCATCCCATCATGCCAGGCGTACTGATCATTGAAGCGATGGCCCAGGCTGCCGGTATCCTTGGTTTCAAAATGCTCGACCTGAAGCCTGCCGATGGCACGCTCTACTATTTCGTGGGCTCCGACAAACTGCGCTTTCGCAACCCGGTTACTCCGGGTGACCAGTTGATCCTGGAAGCCAAGTTCATTAGCTGCAAGCGCCAGATCTGGAAGTTCGAATGCCAGGCGTCGGTCGACGGCAAGCCGGTGTGCTCGGCTGAAATCATCTGTGCGGAACGCAAACTATGA
- the lpxA gene encoding acyl-ACP--UDP-N-acetylglucosamine O-acyltransferase, with translation MSLIDPRAIIDPTAVLAADVEVGPWSIIGAGVEIGEGTVIGPHVILKGPTRIGKHNRIYQFSSIGEDTPDMKYKGEETRLVIGDHNIIREGVTIHRGTVQDRAETTLGDHNLVMAYAHIGHDSVIGNHCILVNNTALAGHVHVDDWAILSGFTLVHQYCHIGAHSFSGMGTAIGKDVPAFVTVFGNPAEARSMNFEGMRRRGFSEDAIHALRRAYKVVYRQGLTVDQALSELTEPAALFPEVTIFRDSIQSSTRGITR, from the coding sequence ATGAGTTTGATTGACCCTCGCGCAATCATCGATCCGACGGCCGTGCTGGCCGCCGACGTTGAGGTCGGCCCATGGTCGATCATCGGCGCAGGTGTGGAAATCGGCGAGGGTACAGTCATCGGGCCGCATGTGATCCTCAAAGGCCCGACGCGGATTGGCAAACACAATCGCATCTATCAGTTTTCCTCGATAGGCGAAGACACCCCGGACATGAAGTACAAGGGTGAAGAAACACGCCTGGTAATCGGTGACCACAATATCATCCGTGAAGGCGTGACGATTCACCGCGGGACCGTTCAGGACCGCGCAGAGACCACCCTGGGTGACCACAACCTGGTCATGGCCTATGCCCACATCGGTCATGACAGTGTGATCGGCAACCACTGCATCCTGGTCAACAACACCGCGTTGGCGGGCCATGTACACGTTGACGACTGGGCGATCCTGTCCGGCTTCACCCTGGTCCATCAGTATTGCCATATTGGCGCCCACAGCTTTTCCGGCATGGGTACCGCCATCGGCAAGGACGTTCCGGCATTCGTCACGGTATTCGGCAACCCGGCCGAGGCCCGCAGCATGAACTTCGAAGGCATGCGCCGTCGGGGTTTCAGCGAAGACGCGATCCATGCCTTGCGCCGCGCCTACAAGGTGGTTTACCGCCAGGGGCTGACGGTCGACCAGGCCTTGAGCGAACTGACCGAACCCGCCGCATTGTTTCCTGAAGTCACGATCTTCCGTGACTCGATCCAGTCGTCGACTCGCGGCATCACC